A window of the Vespa crabro chromosome 8, iyVesCrab1.2, whole genome shotgun sequence genome harbors these coding sequences:
- the LOC124426358 gene encoding phosphatidate phosphatase LPIN2 isoform X3, with protein sequence MYSMNYIGKFISNFRDFYNEINAATLTGAIDVVVVEQADGSFTCSPFHVRFGKLGVLRSREKVVDIEINGEPRQIHMKLGDSGEAFFVEEVSSSGSPTDTEIPPHLACSPIPDDNCFPSNRFNPLSDLPQEQRDKILIDSVLSIEREKWEQMSALPPEEREKFLIEQFSDLPAEHREKWLQIASLTLEERDEMFKQSFGTISTLQKQQMIREQYSALKLEEKERLFKENFPELPAEQRHKFEKALLSDWKQKDDEKWENKSNILKTDEEEIFDMDGINDDDSQPTASVPKSFVAVTSEDKIRKISVVKNDFIPISNDSQDNDKGKSSYESNSCLNKQRIRKIGVVSNDFIPIMDDSQRSSKEKSSDESNSSSNKKLSRDETGEESKMNNSTKRKRKRKSIMRKKGSQRKTSNGSSSQTEMSETDITATEESHCESTLKGPSPVVEIDTKKDSPGLLTSEEILEKRPETDFHFFSDTEITKNQDSRPCSPVQSDTEFEMRKITQEGSEQEDDKAHQQSWKWGELPSPPPDSTHPSHRNSVNSSIVTPKSNDTEAHRSMLSGMFSFMKKTSRVRHNPESEGIYLSDLNADELDPEVAALYFPSSHRGATVVKDAKVVDEEDTESGNGPSIPQSPNSVEGAIGGPKSLDSDFEEPKNSVFDSNFEISLSLCGGLDSENGPSKEAFHQNLLHYEDICSDPKLYDNPNLVAKINNKYYNWTTACPIVMTYAVFQRHLPQNAIENIYAQYMPLLIHGDKKQQSTGKAEGRTGYSSWFSWGRSTTQPKKSQEINQVDGPLIGEHSEQAIECKETNVIEEIPSAEINTDLKTDQISTIISETMETRELRNTPTDNLITKTEKSCEREGEGYSGSEDSDSNQNDMQGVKIPIERRPYYESTEKYRKTLRLSSEQIASLNLKEGPNEVVFSVTTAYQGTTRCKCHIYRWRWDDKIVISDIDGTITKSDVLGHILPIVGKDWAQSGVAQLFTKIKNNGYKLLYLSARAIGQAKVTREYLKSIRQGDLSLPEGPLLLNPTSLISAFHREVIEKKPEEFKISCLSDIQALFPDGSKPFYAGYGNRINDVWAYRAVGIPIMRIFTINHRGELKHELTQTFQSSYACQCDIVNELFPPLPRSNVQ encoded by the exons ATGTACAGTATGAACTACATCGGGAAATTTATTAGTAATTTTCGTGACTTTTACAATGAAATCAATGCTGCAACACTCACTGGAGCGATtgacgttgtcgtcgtcgaacAAGCGGATGGATCTTTTACCTGTTCACCGTTTCACGTTCGCTTCGGCAAACTCGGCGTTCTTCgttcgagagagaaagtg gTGGACATTGAAATAAATGGAGAACCAAGACAAATCCATATGAAACTGGGAGATTCTGGTGAAGCTTTTTTTGTCGAAGAAGTGAGTTCAAGCGGTTCACCTACTGACACAGAAATTCCACCTCACTTGGCTTGCTCGCCAATTCCCGATGACAACTGTTTTCCATCAAATAGATTTAATCCATTATCTGATCTTCCCCAAGAGCAGAGGGACAAGATACTCATAGATTCAGTTCTATCAATAGAGCGAGAAAAATGGGAGCAAATGTCTGCTTTGCCGcctgaagaaagagagaaattcttAATTGAACAATTTTCTGATCTTCCTGCAGAACATCGTGAAAAATGGCTTCAAATTGCATCTTTGACACTGGAGGAACGAGatgaaatgtttaaacaaaGTTTTGGTACTATATCTACTTTGCAAAAACAACAGATGATTCGTGAGCAATATTCCGCTTTAAAgttagaagaaaaggaaagattgtTTAAGGAAAACTTTCCGGAACTTCCTGCAGAACAAAGGCACAAGTTTGAGAAAGCATTATTAAGTGACTGGAAACAAAAGGATGATGAAAAATGGGAAAAcaaatctaatatattaaagaccgacgaagaagaaatttttgatATGGATGGTATCAATGATGATGATTCACAACCTACAGCATCTGTACCAAAATCCTTTGTAGCTGTTACATCTGAGGataaaattcgtaaaatcAGTGTTGTAAAGAATGACTTTATACCTATATCTAATGACTCGCAGGATAATGACAAAGGAAAATCAAGTTATGAATCAAATTCATGTCTTAATAAGCAGAGGATTCGTAAAATTGGTGTTGTTTCTAATGACTTTATTCCTATAATGGATGATTCACAGAGAAGCAGTAAAGAAAAGTCAAGTGATGAATCAAACTCATCTTCGAATAAGAAACTCTCAAGAGATGAAACTGGCGAAGAAtctaaaatgaataattctactaagagaaagagaaagaggaagagcaTCATGAGAAAGAAGGGATCgcaaagaaaaacaagtaATGGTAGCAGCAGTCAAACTGAAATGAGTGAAACTGACATAACTGCTACAGAAGAATCTCATTGTGAATCT ACATTAAAGGGACCAAGTCCAGTAGTAGAAATTGATACAAAGAAGGACTCTCCAGGACTTTTAACTTCTGAAGAAATTTTGGAAAAACGTCCAGAAActgattttcattttttcagtGATACAGAAATTACAAA GAACCAAGATTCTAGGCCATGTTCACCCGTACAGTCAGATACAGAATTTGAAATGCGTAAAATCACGCAAGAAGGTAGTGAACAAGAAGATGATAAGGCTCATCAACAGAGTTGGAAATGGGGCGAATTACCTAGTCCACCACCTGATTCCACTCATCCATCTCATAGGAATTCAGTAAATTCTTCGATTGTAACCCCTAAATCCAATGATA CAGAGGCACACCGTTCTATGCTCAGTGGTATGTTCTCGTTTATGAAGAAGACCTCTCGTGTGAGGCATAATCCAGAATCAGAAGGAATATATCTTAGTGATTTAAATGCTGATGAATTGGATCCTGAAGTTGCTGCTCTATATTTCCCCTCATCTCATCGTGGAGCAACAGTGGTAAAAG ATGCAAAAGTAGTAGATGAAGAAGACACTGAATCTGGTAATGGACCAAGTATTCCTCAGAGCCCTAATAGCGTTGAAGGAGCTATTGGTGGGCCAAAGTCATTAGACAGTGATTTTGAAGAACCTAAAAATTCTGTATTTGACAGTAATTTTGAAATTAGCCTTTCTTTGTGCGGTGGTTTGGATAGCGAAAATGGACCATCCAAAGAGGCATTTCACCAGAATTTACTTCATTATGAAGATATTTGCTCCGATCctaaattatatgataatcCTAATTTGGTggcgaaaataaataataaatattataattggaCTACAGCGTGTCCAATTGTTATGACATATGCTGTCTTTCAAAGACATCTACCGCAGAATgctatagaaaatatatatgcgcAATACATGCCATTACTAATACATGGAGACAAAAAACAGCAAAGTACTGGAAAGGCTGAAGGTCGCACTGGTTACAGTTCATGGTTTTCATGGGGAAGATCTACTACTCAACCTAAAAAATCGCAGGAAATAAATCAAG TTGATGGACCATTAATTGGAGAACATTCTGAACAAGCAATTGAATGTAAAGAAACGAATGTGATAGAAGAAATACCATCTGCAGAAAT tAACACTGATCTTAAGACTGATCAAATCTCAACGATTATTTCTGAAACTATGGAAACACGTGAATTAAGAAATACACCTACTGATAATTTGATCACAAAGACTGAGAAATCATGTGAAAGAGAAGGCGAAGGATACAGCGGTAGTGAAGATTCCGATAGCAATCAAAATGATATGCAAGGTGTTAAAATACCAATAGAAAGAAGACCGTATTATGAGTCTactgaaaaatatcgaaaaactttGAGACTGTCATCTGAACAGATT gcGAGTTTGAATTTAAAAGAGGGCCCTAATGAGGTAGTGTTCAGTGTTACGACTGCTTATCAAGGTACTACTCGTTGTAAATGTCACATCTATAGATGGAGATGGGatgataaaattgttatatcaGACATTGATGGCACTATTACAAAATCTGACGTTCTTGGTCACATTTTACCAATAGTTGGCAAGGATTGGGCTCAGTCTGGGGTTGCTCAATTATTTACCAAGATTAAAAACAATGGTTATAAGTTATTGTATCTCTCAGCAAGAGCAATAGGTCAGGCTAAAGTCACaagagaatatttaaaaagtataagGCAAGGAGATTTGTCTCTTCCTGAGGGTCCTTTGCTTTTAAATCCGACCAGTTTAATTTCTGCATTCCATCGAGAAGTTATTGAAAAGAAACCGgaagaatttaaaatatcttgTCTCAGTGATATTCAAGCACTATTTCCAGATGGCTCTAAACCATTCTATGCCGGTTATGGTAACCGTATTAAT gATGTTTGGGCATATAGAGCTGTAGGCATTCCTATTATGAGAATTTTTACCATAAACCATAGAGGAGAACTGAAACACGAATTGACACAAACATTCCAATCCTC CTACGCGTGTCAGTGCGATATCGTCAATGAGTTGTTCCCACCACTGCCCAGGTCAAACGTCCAATGA
- the LOC124426358 gene encoding phosphatidate phosphatase LPIN2 isoform X1, with protein sequence MYSMNYIGKFISNFRDFYNEINAATLTGAIDVVVVEQADGSFTCSPFHVRFGKLGVLRSREKVVDIEINGEPRQIHMKLGDSGEAFFVEEVSSSGSPTDTEIPPHLACSPIPDDNCFPSNRFNPLSDLPQEQRDKILIDSVLSIEREKWEQMSALPPEEREKFLIEQFSDLPAEHREKWLQIASLTLEERDEMFKQSFGTISTLQKQQMIREQYSALKLEEKERLFKENFPELPAEQRHKFEKALLSDWKQKDDEKWENKSNILKTDEEEIFDMDGINDDDSQPTASVPKSFVAVTSEDKIRKISVVKNDFIPISNDSQDNDKGKSSYESNSCLNKQRIRKIGVVSNDFIPIMDDSQRSSKEKSSDESNSSSNKKLSRDETGEESKMNNSTKRKRKRKSIMRKKGSQRKTSNGSSSQTEMSETDITATEESHCESTLKGPSPVVEIDTKKDSPGLLTSEEILEKRPETDFHFFSDTEITKNQDSRPCSPVQSDTEFEMRKITQEGSEQEDDKAHQQSWKWGELPSPPPDSTHPSHRNSVNSSIVTPKSNDTEAHRSMLSGMFSFMKKTSRVRHNPESEGIYLSDLNADELDPEVAALYFPSSHRGATVVKDAKVVDEEDTESGNGPSIPQSPNSVEGAIGGPKSLDSDFEEPKNSVFDSNFEISLSLCGGLDSENGPSKEAFHQNLLHYEDICSDPKLYDNPNLVAKINNKYYNWTTACPIVMTYAVFQRHLPQNAIENIYAQYMPLLIHGDKKQQSTGKAEGRTGYSSWFSWGRSTTQPKKSQEINQVDGPLIGEHSEQAIECKETNVIEEIPSAEINTDLKTDQISTIISETMETRELRNTPTDNLITKTEKSCEREGEGYSGSEDSDSNQNDMQGVKIPIERRPYYESTEKYRKTLRLSSEQIASLNLKEGPNEVVFSVTTAYQGTTRCKCHIYRWRWDDKIVISDIDGTITKSDVLGHILPIVGKDWAQSGVAQLFTKIKNNGYKLLYLSARAIGQAKVTREYLKSIRQGDLSLPEGPLLLNPTSLISAFHREVIEKKPEEFKISCLSDIQALFPDGSKPFYAGYGNRINDVWAYRAVGIPIMRIFTINHRGELKHELTQTFQSSYSNMSVIVDHLFPAWREEAADEFSNFAYWREPILELPKLEAHFMQTQMV encoded by the exons ATGTACAGTATGAACTACATCGGGAAATTTATTAGTAATTTTCGTGACTTTTACAATGAAATCAATGCTGCAACACTCACTGGAGCGATtgacgttgtcgtcgtcgaacAAGCGGATGGATCTTTTACCTGTTCACCGTTTCACGTTCGCTTCGGCAAACTCGGCGTTCTTCgttcgagagagaaagtg gTGGACATTGAAATAAATGGAGAACCAAGACAAATCCATATGAAACTGGGAGATTCTGGTGAAGCTTTTTTTGTCGAAGAAGTGAGTTCAAGCGGTTCACCTACTGACACAGAAATTCCACCTCACTTGGCTTGCTCGCCAATTCCCGATGACAACTGTTTTCCATCAAATAGATTTAATCCATTATCTGATCTTCCCCAAGAGCAGAGGGACAAGATACTCATAGATTCAGTTCTATCAATAGAGCGAGAAAAATGGGAGCAAATGTCTGCTTTGCCGcctgaagaaagagagaaattcttAATTGAACAATTTTCTGATCTTCCTGCAGAACATCGTGAAAAATGGCTTCAAATTGCATCTTTGACACTGGAGGAACGAGatgaaatgtttaaacaaaGTTTTGGTACTATATCTACTTTGCAAAAACAACAGATGATTCGTGAGCAATATTCCGCTTTAAAgttagaagaaaaggaaagattgtTTAAGGAAAACTTTCCGGAACTTCCTGCAGAACAAAGGCACAAGTTTGAGAAAGCATTATTAAGTGACTGGAAACAAAAGGATGATGAAAAATGGGAAAAcaaatctaatatattaaagaccgacgaagaagaaatttttgatATGGATGGTATCAATGATGATGATTCACAACCTACAGCATCTGTACCAAAATCCTTTGTAGCTGTTACATCTGAGGataaaattcgtaaaatcAGTGTTGTAAAGAATGACTTTATACCTATATCTAATGACTCGCAGGATAATGACAAAGGAAAATCAAGTTATGAATCAAATTCATGTCTTAATAAGCAGAGGATTCGTAAAATTGGTGTTGTTTCTAATGACTTTATTCCTATAATGGATGATTCACAGAGAAGCAGTAAAGAAAAGTCAAGTGATGAATCAAACTCATCTTCGAATAAGAAACTCTCAAGAGATGAAACTGGCGAAGAAtctaaaatgaataattctactaagagaaagagaaagaggaagagcaTCATGAGAAAGAAGGGATCgcaaagaaaaacaagtaATGGTAGCAGCAGTCAAACTGAAATGAGTGAAACTGACATAACTGCTACAGAAGAATCTCATTGTGAATCT ACATTAAAGGGACCAAGTCCAGTAGTAGAAATTGATACAAAGAAGGACTCTCCAGGACTTTTAACTTCTGAAGAAATTTTGGAAAAACGTCCAGAAActgattttcattttttcagtGATACAGAAATTACAAA GAACCAAGATTCTAGGCCATGTTCACCCGTACAGTCAGATACAGAATTTGAAATGCGTAAAATCACGCAAGAAGGTAGTGAACAAGAAGATGATAAGGCTCATCAACAGAGTTGGAAATGGGGCGAATTACCTAGTCCACCACCTGATTCCACTCATCCATCTCATAGGAATTCAGTAAATTCTTCGATTGTAACCCCTAAATCCAATGATA CAGAGGCACACCGTTCTATGCTCAGTGGTATGTTCTCGTTTATGAAGAAGACCTCTCGTGTGAGGCATAATCCAGAATCAGAAGGAATATATCTTAGTGATTTAAATGCTGATGAATTGGATCCTGAAGTTGCTGCTCTATATTTCCCCTCATCTCATCGTGGAGCAACAGTGGTAAAAG ATGCAAAAGTAGTAGATGAAGAAGACACTGAATCTGGTAATGGACCAAGTATTCCTCAGAGCCCTAATAGCGTTGAAGGAGCTATTGGTGGGCCAAAGTCATTAGACAGTGATTTTGAAGAACCTAAAAATTCTGTATTTGACAGTAATTTTGAAATTAGCCTTTCTTTGTGCGGTGGTTTGGATAGCGAAAATGGACCATCCAAAGAGGCATTTCACCAGAATTTACTTCATTATGAAGATATTTGCTCCGATCctaaattatatgataatcCTAATTTGGTggcgaaaataaataataaatattataattggaCTACAGCGTGTCCAATTGTTATGACATATGCTGTCTTTCAAAGACATCTACCGCAGAATgctatagaaaatatatatgcgcAATACATGCCATTACTAATACATGGAGACAAAAAACAGCAAAGTACTGGAAAGGCTGAAGGTCGCACTGGTTACAGTTCATGGTTTTCATGGGGAAGATCTACTACTCAACCTAAAAAATCGCAGGAAATAAATCAAG TTGATGGACCATTAATTGGAGAACATTCTGAACAAGCAATTGAATGTAAAGAAACGAATGTGATAGAAGAAATACCATCTGCAGAAAT tAACACTGATCTTAAGACTGATCAAATCTCAACGATTATTTCTGAAACTATGGAAACACGTGAATTAAGAAATACACCTACTGATAATTTGATCACAAAGACTGAGAAATCATGTGAAAGAGAAGGCGAAGGATACAGCGGTAGTGAAGATTCCGATAGCAATCAAAATGATATGCAAGGTGTTAAAATACCAATAGAAAGAAGACCGTATTATGAGTCTactgaaaaatatcgaaaaactttGAGACTGTCATCTGAACAGATT gcGAGTTTGAATTTAAAAGAGGGCCCTAATGAGGTAGTGTTCAGTGTTACGACTGCTTATCAAGGTACTACTCGTTGTAAATGTCACATCTATAGATGGAGATGGGatgataaaattgttatatcaGACATTGATGGCACTATTACAAAATCTGACGTTCTTGGTCACATTTTACCAATAGTTGGCAAGGATTGGGCTCAGTCTGGGGTTGCTCAATTATTTACCAAGATTAAAAACAATGGTTATAAGTTATTGTATCTCTCAGCAAGAGCAATAGGTCAGGCTAAAGTCACaagagaatatttaaaaagtataagGCAAGGAGATTTGTCTCTTCCTGAGGGTCCTTTGCTTTTAAATCCGACCAGTTTAATTTCTGCATTCCATCGAGAAGTTATTGAAAAGAAACCGgaagaatttaaaatatcttgTCTCAGTGATATTCAAGCACTATTTCCAGATGGCTCTAAACCATTCTATGCCGGTTATGGTAACCGTATTAAT gATGTTTGGGCATATAGAGCTGTAGGCATTCCTATTATGAGAATTTTTACCATAAACCATAGAGGAGAACTGAAACACGAATTGACACAAACATTCCAATCCTC ATATTCAAATATGAGCGTCATAGTAGATCATCTTTTCCCAGCTTGGCGTGAGGAAGCTGCAGATGAATTCAGTAACTTTGCATATTGGAGAGAACCAATTCTTGAATTACCTAAGCTTGAGGCCCATTTTATGCAGACTCAGATGGTTTAA